The region CAAACAGAacccatgtgaagatggaggcagagatgtgGGTAATGTGTCTACAAGCCGAGGGATGCAAGACTGCCAGCGAACCCCCAGGATCCACAAGAGAGGGCTCAGAGGAACCAAgcctgctggcaccttgacctcagacttgcagcctccagagctgtgagcaaatacatttctgttattcAAGCACCCCCTCCCCAGTCTGTGATACTTGGCCACCGAAGCTCTGAGAAATGCAccgagaaactgaatttttaaaattcattttaattttaagtagccacatgtggctaatgaCTGCTTTATTGGACAGCACAGTCAACACATCCATCATGCCATCCCCTATCCTGCAGGgtagaaatggaggctcagaacaGAGCCGTCCCTTCTGGAGTGGCAGACAGGACGCTGCCCCAAGGACTTGgcaagacagaggcagaaagacccGTGGGCACTGTCTGGGCTGGGCGGATGGAGACAGAGAACTTCCCAGTAGCCAAAAGTGGCTTACGTTCAGGTGTCCCCCTGTAGCACTGTGTGGTACCGTTGCTGCGAGTCCTGTGGACTGCTTAAACTTGAACGCATTCTAAGTCAATTTCTTCAGTCCCATTGACCTCTTACTGAGGGCTCAGTAGCCATACGGGAGGGAGGGCTCCCATACTGGGAAACACGGATGTAGAACATTCCGCTCCCGCCGGATGTTTCTCTGACACACTGATGCCTGCTCGCCACAGCGAAAGCACTGAGCGAGTACCGACAGCCTCCTGCAGTGAGTTCCGCCTGCCctcagcccattttacagatggggaagggagaggcagTTAGTGCTAAAGCATCTCCCTCTCTGTGGGACTCCAGACTGAGTCCCAAAAGATGCAGAAGccagaggtggggggaggaggctgCCCAGAACCCAAGACAAGAGATAGGGCAGGCAAAGGGGAAGTGATCGGGAAGGGGTGGGTGTCAGTgtcaccgcccccaccccctcctgggAGCCTCCCAAAGCTTACACACACCTTTAACAGAGTGGATCGgtcacacacatgtgtgcacaagCACAGACCCTCAGACAAGAGGCTTGCCACATGCAAGGATATCTGTGCACACCAGCACACGCTGCTCACCAGCACAACTTGCTCTGCCCTCGACCTCTCTATCCCtctctaacacacacatacagtctcACCCACACCAAACCCCCTGCCGTCACAACCACACTCCCCAGCACACAGACCCATGGCGCTGCCTGGCCACTGGCCCAGCTCCAGAAGACCTACAGCCCTCATGCATTCCCCTGACACCAGCTGTGAATGAGGGACCGCATCATCTCATCCCACCACTGAATTTCCTGTTCCCAGGGCATCCACCCACtcccccccagcccacccccaccgaggcccagagaggggctggGACTTCCTGAGTTACACAGGAGGGGGGCGCACACAGCAAACCCATTGATCTCCAGTCCAGCGCGCTCTCGGTTCCAACCAGCCGTTGCCTCCCGCTCCACAACCACTATGGGAGATCCACTTGGTGCCAGCAGCCCCAGGAGGCTTCCGGGAGCACCGCAGGGCCCTGGGATGCAGGCCCCTGGCGGCTAACCggttccttcctcttcttcaggCCCGACTGTAGCATCCCTGCCCGGGGATAGAGGCTGCTGAATCACCACCCCGACCTTGGGTTCAGACACTCCGCACGCTAGAGACACTGGTCAGGGGCTCCCGCATCCGGAAGCTGTGCGATCGAGAACCCCGAAAGCTGTCCCTCGGCCTCAGTGAACTGTCGGTGTTGGAAGCTGCAGAGTGAGCCTCGACGGCCTGAGCCAGGCAGTCCCCAGGCCCTCGAAGCCCTAGCCGGAGACACGCGCCACACAGGAAGCCCACCACGGCCCGGCACACCTCCCGGCTGCGGAAGGAGTAGATGATGGGGTTGACCGCCGAGTTGAGCACGGCCAGCGCCAGGATCCAGTCCATGCCCCGCAGGTACTCCTGCGCCCAGATGTTGGAGCCGAAGATGTCGGCCAGCAGCAGGCCGAAGAGCGGGCCCCAGCACACCACGAAGGCCACCAGGATCATGAGTACCGTCTTGAGCAGCCGGCGGGCCTTGCGGCGTGCTGGGGTGCTGGGCGCCTTCTGCCCGTTGGCGCGCACCACTCGGAAGATGGCCCCGTAAAGCATCATGATGGTGGCCAGGATGCAAGCGAAGACCACCACGCAGAAGAGGATGTAGTCTTTGGAGTAGAGCGGGAGGAGACTGGAGCACCGCTGGAAGGCGCACACGCAGTTCCAGCCGAGCAGGGGCAGCAGGCCGAGGAGCGCCGCCAGCAGCCAGCACAGCCCGATGAAGCTGCACACGCGGCCCCTCTTGGTGGCCCCGCTCTCGGCCACTGGCCGCACCATGGTGGCGAAACGCTCGCCGGCCGTGAAGAGCAGGCTGAAGGTGGAGGCGGCCAGCGCCATGAAGAGCAGGCCCTCGCGCAGGAACCACTGGGACGGCGCCAGGCGGAAGGTGTGCGCCCCCGACAGCAGCACGTTGGCCAGGTACGCGGCGCCGGTGAGC is a window of Muntiacus reevesi chromosome 1, mMunRee1.1, whole genome shotgun sequence DNA encoding:
- the S1PR4 gene encoding sphingosine 1-phosphate receptor 4, producing the protein MNATGTPTGDPESCQLLAAGGHSRLIVLHYNHSGRLAGRAGAEEVGLGVLRGLFVAVSCLVVLENLLVLVAIASRMRSRRWVYYCLVNITLSDLLTGAAYLANVLLSGAHTFRLAPSQWFLREGLLFMALAASTFSLLFTAGERFATMVRPVAESGATKRGRVCSFIGLCWLLAALLGLLPLLGWNCVCAFQRCSSLLPLYSKDYILFCVVVFACILATIMMLYGAIFRVVRANGQKAPSTPARRKARRLLKTVLMILVAFVVCWGPLFGLLLADIFGSNIWAQEYLRGMDWILALAVLNSAVNPIIYSFRSREVCRAVVGFLCGACLRLGLRGPGDCLAQAVEAHSAASNTDSSLRPRDSFRGSRSHSFRMREPLTSVSSVRSV